A single region of the Microcella sp. genome encodes:
- a CDS encoding septum formation family protein — MSTNDAPADSAAPPAPSAPFAVVALALAVAPLALLLIPLPGMGLPAAIVIGAAMVLAIIALDRATHAGTGRALAVVALTLSVVTGVASTAAGLASTLPTAFEAVSERFDRQGIDIVGAGAEPATQSPAAQISAIWVVDEFLHHCGVGHLHAAPSGDDERVFVVGQRPVSTDRFDFTVTVIAATWSWTGSARGDAPAGGQAMSGRESNPHGCADIVIDAETGDRIVDGVGAAGGPGDAAAPEGEVAFWDLEVGMCLNDENLDETVSTIPLVDCDQPHDSEVYAIVTLPSGPYPGDDEVNVLADEACLDAFEPYVGTSYQRSLYYYAYYWPDKRNYAYGNRDVICVLFDPEGPIVGTLRGSGL, encoded by the coding sequence GTCGCGCTCGCGCTCGCGGTGGCGCCGCTCGCTCTGCTGCTGATTCCGTTGCCCGGCATGGGCCTGCCGGCGGCGATCGTCATCGGCGCAGCGATGGTGCTCGCGATCATCGCTCTCGACCGGGCGACGCACGCCGGCACAGGGCGAGCACTCGCAGTTGTCGCGCTCACGCTGTCGGTCGTCACCGGCGTGGCGTCGACGGCAGCAGGTCTCGCCTCGACACTGCCGACGGCGTTCGAGGCAGTCAGCGAGCGCTTCGACAGGCAGGGCATCGACATCGTGGGTGCGGGCGCCGAGCCCGCCACGCAGTCGCCCGCAGCTCAGATCTCGGCCATCTGGGTGGTCGACGAGTTCTTGCACCACTGCGGGGTGGGCCACTTGCACGCTGCCCCCTCGGGCGACGATGAGCGTGTCTTCGTCGTCGGTCAACGACCGGTGTCGACCGATCGCTTCGACTTCACGGTGACCGTGATCGCCGCGACCTGGAGTTGGACGGGGTCTGCCCGCGGCGACGCTCCGGCAGGCGGGCAGGCCATGTCTGGTCGCGAGAGCAATCCGCACGGTTGCGCCGACATCGTCATCGATGCCGAGACCGGCGATCGCATCGTCGACGGCGTCGGTGCCGCGGGAGGTCCCGGTGACGCTGCTGCACCGGAGGGCGAGGTCGCGTTCTGGGATCTCGAGGTGGGAATGTGCCTCAACGACGAGAACCTCGACGAGACCGTGTCGACCATCCCCCTCGTCGACTGCGATCAGCCGCACGACAGCGAGGTGTACGCGATCGTCACACTGCCCTCGGGCCCGTACCCGGGCGACGACGAGGTCAACGTGCTCGCCGATGAGGCGTGCCTCGACGCCTTCGAGCCCTACGTCGGCACGTCGTACCAGCGCTCGCTGTACTACTACGCCTACTACTGGCCAGACAAGCGCAACTACGCCTACGGCAATCGCGACGTCATCTGCGTCTTGTTCGACCCCGAGGGGCCGATCGTCGGCACTCTGCGCGGCTCGGGCTTGTGA
- a CDS encoding cytochrome P450 codes for MVITQADVGTDLDAERQARFPLGARLTIDDLSLAGREHRLDELREAEPVTWMPELGGWLVTSRDAAREVLNPTAPMTVEVEQNMVRNSLGPMMLTSDGESHDAQRRPFEAPFRNRDIEARYGERITALAHRLIDAIEGDAHEPWNLGTRFASPFAVLMAGELLGLSLDDTERIDGFYSDFAGAMEYTGDPEPMRRADAARGELTALLLDELAAARRTPTHSLTSQVAGDDSHGLSDDELAAQLRVVLFGAIETIQASVMNTLYLLAEHPDQEAAAMDDRTLLSGAQEEARRLIPPVSFIERWTAEPVTIGGVELPEHEFVGVSVLAANRDPAHFDDPLRFDITRPNASRSLSFSFGVHACLGLHLARAQTTGAITALWDRLGRLRVVDATEPEGFAFRKPAVMRVAAAGG; via the coding sequence ATGGTCATCACTCAGGCCGATGTCGGCACCGACCTCGACGCCGAGCGGCAGGCACGGTTTCCGCTCGGGGCGCGACTCACGATCGACGACCTCTCGCTCGCCGGCCGCGAGCACCGACTCGACGAACTGCGCGAGGCAGAACCGGTCACCTGGATGCCCGAGCTCGGCGGCTGGCTCGTCACCAGTCGCGACGCCGCGCGCGAGGTGCTGAACCCCACGGCACCCATGACGGTCGAAGTCGAGCAGAACATGGTGCGCAACTCGCTCGGTCCGATGATGCTCACGAGCGACGGCGAGTCGCATGACGCGCAGCGTCGGCCATTCGAGGCCCCCTTTCGCAACCGCGACATCGAGGCACGCTACGGCGAGCGCATCACCGCGCTCGCCCACCGACTGATCGACGCCATCGAGGGCGACGCCCACGAGCCGTGGAACCTCGGCACTCGCTTCGCCTCCCCCTTCGCCGTGCTCATGGCGGGCGAGCTGCTCGGGCTCTCGCTCGACGACACCGAGCGCATCGACGGCTTCTACAGCGACTTCGCCGGCGCCATGGAGTACACCGGAGACCCCGAGCCGATGCGCCGCGCCGACGCCGCTCGCGGCGAGCTCACCGCCCTGCTGCTCGACGAGCTCGCCGCCGCTCGCCGCACCCCCACGCACTCGCTCACCTCGCAGGTCGCGGGCGACGACTCGCACGGGCTCAGCGACGACGAGCTCGCGGCCCAGCTGCGCGTCGTGCTGTTCGGCGCTATCGAGACCATTCAGGCGTCGGTGATGAACACGCTGTATCTGCTGGCCGAGCATCCTGATCAGGAAGCGGCGGCGATGGATGATCGCACCCTGCTCAGCGGAGCGCAAGAAGAAGCACGGCGCCTCATTCCACCCGTCTCGTTCATCGAGCGATGGACGGCCGAGCCTGTCACCATCGGAGGTGTCGAGTTGCCCGAGCACGAGTTCGTCGGGGTAAGCGTGCTCGCCGCCAACCGCGACCCTGCCCACTTCGACGACCCGCTGCGCTTCGACATCACGCGGCCTAACGCTTCGCGCTCGCTGTCGTTCTCGTTCGGCGTGCACGCGTGCTTGGGATTGCACCTCGCACGAGCTCAGACGACCGGCGCCATCACCGCGCTCTGGGATCGACTCGGGCGCTTGAGGGTGGTCGATGCGACCGAGCCCGAGGGTTTCGCGTTCCGCAAGCCGGCGGTCATGCGCGTGGCCGCGGCGGGCGGCTGA
- a CDS encoding slipin family protein — protein sequence MSWSVMTPDATVVTAGRWVVVAPWAKAVVVRDGVHTSTEGPGRYRRRRRSTWHVLDLRPRVLVIPTQEVLTADGVQVRLSLVATAQVIDPVAWIFASASPFETIYAALQVALRNRVANLELAAIAQSRSTLLDGADDELAPTLAELGATVTGITLKDVTLPMEVREAIAETALARQRGLAELERARSEAAAMRSLANTAKLLADHPALMELRTLKAAAEGANIIIHRDGVARHD from the coding sequence ATGTCGTGGAGTGTCATGACGCCGGATGCCACTGTGGTCACCGCGGGTCGATGGGTCGTGGTCGCGCCGTGGGCGAAAGCCGTGGTCGTGCGAGATGGGGTTCACACGTCGACCGAGGGGCCGGGCCGCTACCGTCGGCGTCGACGGTCGACGTGGCACGTGCTCGACCTGAGGCCCCGCGTGCTCGTCATTCCGACGCAAGAAGTGCTGACGGCCGATGGCGTGCAGGTTCGCCTCTCGCTCGTCGCTACCGCCCAGGTCATCGATCCGGTCGCGTGGATCTTCGCCTCTGCCTCGCCGTTCGAGACGATCTACGCCGCTCTGCAGGTGGCTCTGCGCAACCGTGTGGCGAACCTCGAACTTGCGGCGATCGCCCAGAGCAGAAGCACTCTGCTCGACGGTGCCGATGACGAACTCGCCCCCACTCTGGCTGAGCTGGGTGCGACGGTCACGGGCATCACTCTCAAAGATGTCACGCTGCCGATGGAGGTGCGGGAAGCCATCGCCGAGACGGCCCTCGCCCGTCAACGGGGTCTGGCCGAGCTCGAGCGCGCGCGCTCCGAAGCCGCGGCCATGAGGAGTCTGGCGAACACGGCGAAGCTCCTCGCCGATCACCCGGCACTCATGGAGCTGCGGACCCTGAAGGCAGCCGCCGAGGGCGCGAACATCATCATTCACCGCGACGGCGTCGCGCGCCACGACTAG
- a CDS encoding DMT family transporter, which translates to MNANTGPRGLTLVAIAATVVAGVGVATQSRINGELGQRLDDGFTAALISFSSGWLILLIALAFSPRGRSGLRRLALEVREGRLAWWVLTGGLAGAFFVLAQGLVAGIIGVAIFTIAIVTGQTITGLVVDATGFAGVRRTAIGPARLLGAVLTVAAVGVAVLPRLGGDDFAAAAIVLPLLAGLAVGLQQGFNGRVRTESRSALAATTVNFTVGTAALAVATAVHLAISGLPEALPSNPLLYLGGAVGTIFIAIQSVAVTRIGVLVLGLCLVAGQLAGSLLFDAVAPLGPSSTTATAIAVVLAFAGVLVASIRWPKRDGAATRSRA; encoded by the coding sequence ATGAACGCGAACACCGGCCCGCGCGGCCTCACGCTCGTCGCGATCGCGGCCACTGTCGTCGCCGGCGTCGGCGTCGCCACGCAGAGCCGCATCAACGGCGAACTCGGCCAGCGGCTCGACGACGGCTTCACCGCTGCGCTCATCTCGTTCAGCAGCGGCTGGCTGATTCTGCTGATTGCGCTCGCCTTCTCGCCGAGAGGTCGATCGGGGCTTCGGCGGCTCGCCCTCGAAGTGCGTGAAGGCAGGCTCGCGTGGTGGGTGCTGACCGGTGGGCTTGCCGGGGCGTTCTTCGTGCTCGCGCAGGGCCTCGTTGCCGGCATCATCGGGGTCGCGATCTTCACGATCGCGATCGTCACGGGGCAGACCATCACGGGTCTCGTCGTCGATGCCACGGGTTTCGCCGGAGTACGGCGCACCGCCATCGGCCCCGCGCGGCTTCTCGGCGCCGTGCTCACTGTCGCTGCCGTGGGTGTCGCCGTGCTTCCGCGACTCGGCGGCGACGACTTCGCGGCCGCCGCGATCGTCTTGCCGTTGCTCGCGGGGCTCGCGGTCGGGCTGCAGCAGGGGTTCAACGGGCGGGTGCGCACCGAGTCGCGGTCGGCGCTCGCGGCGACGACCGTCAACTTCACCGTCGGCACAGCGGCACTCGCCGTGGCGACGGCGGTGCACCTGGCGATCTCAGGCTTGCCCGAGGCTTTGCCGAGCAACCCGTTGCTCTACCTCGGCGGCGCGGTGGGCACGATCTTCATCGCCATTCAGAGCGTGGCCGTCACCCGCATCGGGGTGCTCGTGCTCGGGCTGTGCCTCGTGGCGGGTCAACTGGCGGGCTCGCTGCTGTTCGACGCCGTCGCGCCGCTCGGCCCGAGCTCGACGACGGCGACCGCGATCGCCGTGGTGCTGGCCTTCGCCGGGGTGCTCGTGGCGAGCATCCGGTGGCCGAAGCGAGACGGTGCGGCTACTCGCTCTCGGGCGTGA
- the msrB gene encoding peptide-methionine (R)-S-oxide reductase MsrB, translated as MSQTPATDGKSYQVQKTEEEWRAELGEERYQVLRQAGTERAWTGELLDESRAGIYTCGACNAELFVAGTKFDSGCGWPSFYESVRPEAVELIEDTSLGMVRTEVRCASCGSHLGHVFPDGFGTPTGDRYCMNSLALDFTPESE; from the coding sequence ATGAGCCAGACACCGGCAACAGACGGCAAGAGCTACCAAGTGCAGAAGACCGAAGAAGAGTGGCGGGCCGAGCTGGGCGAAGAACGCTACCAAGTGCTGCGCCAGGCGGGCACCGAGCGCGCCTGGACGGGTGAGCTGCTCGACGAGAGCCGCGCCGGCATCTACACGTGCGGCGCATGCAACGCCGAACTCTTCGTGGCCGGCACCAAGTTCGACTCGGGCTGCGGCTGGCCGAGCTTCTACGAATCGGTGCGGCCTGAAGCGGTCGAACTCATTGAAGACACCTCGCTCGGCATGGTGCGCACCGAAGTGCGCTGCGCCTCGTGCGGCTCGCACCTGGGCCACGTCTTTCCTGACGGCTTCGGCACGCCCACCGGCGATCGCTACTGCATGAACTCGCTCGCGCTCGACTTCACGCCCGAGAGCGAGTAG
- a CDS encoding GNAT family N-acetyltransferase, protein MPDSSPIRKTWSELTVDEFYDIARVRTEVFYLEQRIDDIELDDDDRLESTEHWCIRDDAGVAAYLRVIVRESPREGDRDARHLIGRVVTRADRRRQGLSRRLLDEVIERHGAHPLALHAQVAVMAVYAAVGFEPYGEQYLEAGIPHIGMYRPSQV, encoded by the coding sequence GTGCCCGACTCTTCCCCGATTCGCAAAACCTGGAGCGAGCTCACGGTCGACGAGTTCTACGACATCGCCCGCGTGCGCACCGAGGTGTTCTATCTCGAGCAGCGCATCGACGACATCGAGCTCGACGACGACGACCGACTCGAGTCGACCGAGCACTGGTGCATTCGCGACGATGCGGGGGTGGCGGCCTATCTGCGCGTCATCGTTCGTGAGTCGCCTCGAGAGGGTGATCGGGATGCTCGCCACCTGATCGGCCGCGTCGTCACTCGCGCCGACCGTCGCCGCCAGGGTCTCTCGCGCCGGCTGCTCGACGAGGTGATCGAGCGCCACGGGGCGCACCCGTTGGCGCTGCACGCCCAGGTGGCGGTCATGGCGGTCTATGCGGCCGTCGGGTTCGAGCCGTACGGCGAGCAGTATCTCGAAGCGGGTATTCCGCACATCGGCATGTATCGGCCCTCGCAGGTCTAG
- a CDS encoding HtaA domain-containing protein has product MLIAALRRRTPVLALVIALSTAFAVLASSLPAFGTVEPDTAAVETHEQPTDIDSEAADPLVDDAPVSDGGVVMSDTRSSAARLAPVAAGAPTISVSKTEGLVSGEVITVSGENFGPVPPATTATRFPLAGSFGGVYVVFGSYAEVWKPSEGAGSAARKAAPGQTRWVVNPENVATIGGANAGGVAIEADGSFEVELTVTDEFVGMLENGRLGVYTFPGGGASYAPFETETLLAFAPPAPTISVSKTEGLVAGEVITVSGENFGPVPPATTATRFPLAGSFGGVYVVFGSYAEVWKPSEGAGSAARKAAPGQTRWVVNPENVATIGGANAGGVAIEADGSFEVELTVTDEFEGMLENGRLGVYTFPGGGASYAPFETATLVEFAGPVIEPEPEPEPEVTVPPATPTPSAGTLRWGVKESFRNYVTGSIAQGTIRVSGASSDGSVVVFPQTSATGATDTIAYGGSVRYSGHSGALDVTIASPTVRLVSSTRGELVATVNGSRVTLATLSLANGARTVLPDGAVRYSGVPATLTAAGAPAFAYGGTAFYPAGTALDAVTFTIGAPSSASGAARVVSAYTGSSIPTTPPASTGAELQGDDPNSLQPGQRITVSAGGFAANETGIAVVIYSEPLVLSQSVTADASGVATWTGTLPADLVGVHTLTLQGSVDRGIVVTIRELAQTVSLAGSCLVSDAELEWGFKEAFRAYISGSIANGEWQLLEGAEYETPSFAFGGAGAINPRTGEGQFDFTGGIRFTGHGGILDTTVSNPRVVMIDGDTAQLVLDVIGTTQDGVAVEAEGVVFGDIDLSAAARSADDGVLTITGAPVTLTATGADAFGTYPAGEEFDPITITGTLADDCGDELVASPEAEAPATSDGAIEWWVWALLIAAVLAVITVVIVMLRRRAAA; this is encoded by the coding sequence TTGCTCATCGCAGCGCTGCGCCGACGCACCCCCGTGCTCGCGCTTGTCATCGCCCTCTCGACCGCCTTCGCCGTGCTGGCGTCGTCATTGCCGGCGTTCGGCACTGTCGAGCCCGACACCGCGGCCGTTGAGACCCACGAACAACCCACCGACATCGACAGTGAGGCCGCCGACCCCCTCGTCGACGATGCGCCCGTCAGCGATGGCGGGGTCGTCATGAGCGACACGCGGTCGAGCGCTGCTCGACTCGCCCCTGTCGCTGCGGGGGCTCCGACGATCTCGGTGTCGAAGACTGAGGGTCTGGTGTCGGGTGAGGTGATCACGGTGTCGGGTGAGAACTTCGGGCCGGTGCCGCCGGCGACGACGGCGACGCGTTTTCCGCTGGCGGGCTCGTTCGGTGGTGTCTATGTCGTGTTCGGCTCGTATGCCGAGGTGTGGAAGCCCAGTGAGGGTGCCGGCAGTGCTGCGCGCAAGGCGGCTCCTGGTCAGACCCGGTGGGTGGTGAACCCTGAGAACGTGGCCACGATCGGCGGCGCGAACGCTGGCGGTGTCGCGATCGAGGCCGATGGTTCGTTCGAGGTCGAGTTGACGGTGACGGACGAGTTCGTCGGCATGCTCGAGAACGGCCGGCTCGGCGTCTACACCTTCCCCGGCGGGGGAGCGTCGTATGCACCGTTCGAGACCGAGACGCTGCTGGCCTTCGCCCCTCCCGCGCCGACGATCTCGGTGTCGAAGACTGAGGGTCTGGTGGCAGGCGAGGTCATCACGGTGTCTGGTGAGAACTTCGGCCCGGTGCCGCCGGCGACGACGGCGACGCGTTTTCCACTGGCGGGTTCGTTCGGTGGTGTCTATGTCGTGTTCGGCTCGTATGCCGAGGTGTGGAAGCCCAGTGAGGGTGCCGGCAGTGCTGCGCGCAAGGCTGCCCCTGGTCAGACCCGGTGGGTGGTGAACCCTGAGAACGTGGCCACGATCGGCGGCGCGAATGCTGGTGGTGTCGCGATCGAGGCTGATGGTTCGTTCGAGGTCGAGTTGACGGTGACGGACGAGTTCGAGGGCATGCTCGAGAACGGCCGGCTCGGGGTCTACACCTTCCCCGGTGGGGGAGCGTCGTATGCACCATTCGAGACCGCCACGCTCGTCGAGTTCGCAGGCCCGGTGATCGAGCCCGAGCCCGAGCCCGAGCCCGAGGTGACGGTGCCCCCCGCCACGCCCACCCCGAGCGCCGGCACGCTTCGCTGGGGAGTCAAAGAGTCGTTCCGCAACTACGTCACTGGCTCGATCGCACAAGGCACCATTCGTGTCTCTGGCGCCTCGAGCGACGGATCGGTCGTCGTGTTTCCGCAGACCTCTGCCACCGGCGCCACCGACACAATCGCGTACGGCGGCTCTGTGCGCTACAGCGGGCACAGCGGTGCGCTCGATGTGACGATCGCTTCGCCCACCGTGCGCCTCGTCTCGAGCACTCGCGGTGAGCTGGTCGCCACGGTCAACGGCAGCCGCGTCACGCTCGCCACCCTTTCGCTCGCGAACGGCGCTCGTACGGTGCTGCCCGACGGTGCGGTGCGCTACTCGGGCGTGCCCGCTACGCTGACGGCGGCAGGCGCCCCTGCCTTCGCATACGGCGGCACGGCGTTCTACCCGGCCGGCACCGCGCTCGACGCGGTGACCTTCACGATCGGGGCGCCCTCGAGCGCGAGCGGCGCAGCGCGAGTCGTCAGCGCCTACACGGGCTCGAGCATCCCGACCACCCCACCGGCGAGCACCGGCGCCGAGCTGCAGGGCGATGACCCGAACTCCCTGCAGCCGGGCCAGCGCATCACGGTCTCGGCAGGCGGCTTCGCCGCCAACGAGACCGGCATCGCCGTCGTGATCTACAGCGAGCCTCTTGTGCTGAGCCAGTCGGTCACGGCCGATGCGTCGGGCGTCGCGACCTGGACGGGCACCCTGCCTGCCGATCTCGTGGGCGTGCACACGCTGACCCTGCAGGGCAGCGTCGACCGCGGCATCGTGGTCACCATTCGCGAGCTGGCGCAGACCGTCTCGCTGGCCGGTTCGTGTCTCGTGTCGGATGCTGAGCTCGAGTGGGGCTTCAAAGAAGCCTTCCGCGCCTACATCAGCGGCTCGATCGCGAACGGCGAGTGGCAGCTGCTCGAGGGCGCCGAGTACGAGACTCCGAGCTTCGCCTTCGGCGGTGCCGGCGCCATCAACCCCCGCACGGGCGAAGGGCAGTTCGACTTCACCGGCGGCATCCGCTTCACGGGGCACGGCGGCATTCTCGACACCACGGTGTCGAACCCGCGCGTCGTCATGATCGATGGCGACACCGCGCAGCTCGTGCTCGACGTCATCGGCACGACGCAAGACGGTGTGGCGGTCGAGGCCGAGGGTGTGGTCTTCGGCGACATCGACCTCTCGGCCGCAGCGCGATCGGCCGATGACGGAGTGCTGACGATCACGGGTGCCCCTGTGACGCTCACCGCGACGGGTGCCGACGCCTTCGGCACCTACCCCGCAGGCGAAGAGTTCGACCCCATCACGATCACCGGCACGCTCGCCGACGACTGCGGCGACGAGCTCGTCGCCTCGCCCGAAGCGGAGGCACCGGCGACGAGTGATGGCGCGATCGAGTGGTGGGTGTGGGCGCTGCTCATCGCGGCAGTGCTCGCCGTCATCACCGTGGTCATCGTGATGCTGCGGCGCCGCGCCGCGGCCTGA
- a CDS encoding hemin ABC transporter substrate-binding protein, with product MTLQPRRATNRRPLLRLVATLSAAALLTGCAVSTAPPLVEPTSSSPRVPLSELEVLQQPRDYAGPSTALLGSASITPVSDDPPQSLPVTVTSRDLAGDREVVVTDASRILALDIAGSIAATVFALGFGDDVIGRDVSTTFAEAADLPIVTSSGHAISSEAVLALRPTLVITDGTVGPTDVVLQLREAGITVVYVDAEPGLAAPGELARQVAAALGSPETGDLLAERLQSELAEVIAEIESIRPSDPADRVRIMFLYLRGTSGIYYLFGEESGADELIEAVGGIDVAGEIGWQGLRPMTDEALVAANPDLILVMTGGLVSVGGVDALIAAKPAIGLTRAGELRRFVDMADGEILSFGPRTPAVLDALARAIYAPES from the coding sequence ATGACCCTGCAGCCGCGCCGTGCGACGAACCGGCGACCGCTGCTGCGCCTCGTCGCCACGCTGAGCGCCGCGGCACTGCTCACCGGGTGCGCCGTGTCGACCGCGCCGCCGCTCGTCGAGCCCACGAGCAGCAGCCCCCGCGTGCCGCTCAGCGAGCTCGAGGTGCTGCAGCAGCCCCGCGACTACGCGGGGCCGTCGACGGCGCTGCTCGGCTCGGCCTCGATCACCCCGGTGAGCGACGATCCGCCCCAATCGCTTCCTGTCACGGTGACCTCTCGCGACCTCGCGGGCGATCGCGAGGTGGTCGTCACCGACGCGAGCCGCATCCTCGCCCTCGACATCGCCGGCTCGATCGCCGCCACCGTGTTCGCCCTCGGGTTCGGCGACGACGTCATCGGTCGCGACGTCTCGACGACCTTCGCCGAGGCGGCCGACCTGCCCATCGTCACCAGCAGCGGCCACGCCATCAGCAGCGAGGCCGTGCTCGCACTGCGCCCGACCCTCGTCATCACCGACGGCACGGTGGGGCCCACCGACGTGGTGCTGCAACTGCGCGAGGCCGGCATCACCGTCGTCTACGTGGATGCCGAACCGGGGCTCGCCGCCCCCGGCGAGCTCGCCCGCCAAGTGGCGGCGGCTCTCGGCTCGCCCGAGACCGGAGACCTGCTCGCCGAACGCCTGCAGTCGGAGCTCGCCGAGGTGATCGCCGAGATCGAGTCGATCCGCCCGAGCGACCCCGCCGACCGCGTGCGCATCATGTTCCTCTACCTGCGCGGCACCTCGGGCATCTACTACCTGTTCGGCGAAGAGTCAGGAGCAGACGAGCTCATCGAAGCCGTCGGCGGCATCGACGTGGCCGGCGAGATCGGCTGGCAGGGCCTGCGGCCGATGACCGACGAGGCGCTCGTCGCCGCGAACCCCGACCTGATCCTCGTCATGACCGGCGGGCTCGTGAGCGTCGGCGGCGTCGACGCGCTCATCGCCGCGAAGCCCGCGATCGGCCTCACCCGAGCGGGCGAGCTGCGCCGATTCGTCGACATGGCCGATGGTGAGATTCTGAGCTTCGGCCCCCGCACGCCTGCAGTGCTCGATGCACTGGCGCGAGCGATCTACGCTCCTGAGAGCTGA
- a CDS encoding DUF3263 domain-containing protein encodes MTTRPEVLDDRAQRVLEFERQWWGHSGAKEQRIRAEFGWTAARYYQVLNAVIDTAVAVRYDPVLVGRLRELRDDRAERRRTRRPPVDGAA; translated from the coding sequence ATGACGACTCGCCCCGAGGTGCTCGACGACCGCGCTCAGCGCGTGCTCGAGTTCGAGCGCCAGTGGTGGGGTCACAGCGGTGCGAAAGAGCAGCGCATTCGAGCCGAGTTCGGGTGGACTGCGGCCCGCTACTATCAAGTGCTGAACGCCGTGATCGACACCGCCGTCGCCGTGCGGTACGACCCCGTGCTCGTGGGTCGCCTGCGCGAGTTGCGCGATGACCGCGCAGAGCGGCGTCGCACGCGTCGACCCCCCGTCGACGGTGCTGCGTAG
- a CDS encoding LytR C-terminal domain-containing protein — protein sequence MAEFDPDRFDDIADEPGRVGAHRAPRPRGRGFVMVAWAALASGALVVGGLYGLSLISDSVSFEIPGFVAEPEPEPENTDEPEPEPTVDPITDPALADLPEGFTITILNGAGVDGLGETARDLLTAPGWPVGTVTAAGQDDLAQTVVFYSTPDLEGVARGMAALLGVGVVEISDAFPGAPITIALGLDFAEIAP from the coding sequence ATGGCCGAGTTTGACCCCGATCGCTTCGACGACATCGCCGATGAACCGGGCCGCGTCGGTGCTCACCGTGCGCCTCGACCGCGGGGCCGCGGCTTCGTCATGGTGGCCTGGGCGGCACTCGCGAGCGGCGCACTCGTCGTGGGCGGCCTCTATGGGCTCTCGCTCATCTCTGACAGCGTCTCGTTCGAGATTCCGGGGTTCGTCGCCGAGCCCGAACCAGAGCCCGAGAACACCGACGAGCCCGAGCCCGAGCCGACGGTCGACCCGATCACCGATCCGGCCCTCGCCGACCTTCCCGAAGGGTTCACGATCACCATCCTCAACGGCGCAGGAGTCGACGGCCTCGGCGAGACCGCGCGCGACCTGCTGACGGCGCCCGGATGGCCCGTCGGCACCGTCACGGCGGCCGGCCAAGACGACCTCGCGCAGACGGTCGTCTTCTACTCGACCCCCGACCTCGAAGGCGTCGCCCGCGGCATGGCGGCGCTGCTCGGCGTCGGCGTGGTCGAGATCTCTGACGCCTTCCCCGGGGCGCCGATCACGATCGCGCTGGGCCTCGATTTCGCCGAGATCGCGCCCTGA
- a CDS encoding cold-shock protein: protein MAHGTVKWFNAEKGFGFITLDGGDGDVFVHYSAIDMPGYKVLDEGQAVTFEIGTGTKGPQAEGVRLA from the coding sequence ATGGCCCACGGAACCGTCAAATGGTTCAACGCCGAGAAGGGTTTCGGCTTCATCACTCTCGACGGCGGCGACGGCGATGTCTTCGTGCACTACAGCGCGATCGACATGCCCGGCTACAAGGTTCTCGACGAGGGCCAAGCGGTCACCTTCGAGATCGGCACCGGCACCAAGGGGCCGCAGGCCGAGGGCGTGCGCCTCGCCTGA